A part of Sus scrofa isolate TJ Tabasco breed Duroc chromosome 15, Sscrofa11.1, whole genome shotgun sequence genomic DNA contains:
- the PPP1R7 gene encoding protein phosphatase 1 regulatory subunit 7 (The RefSeq protein has 1 substitution compared to this genomic sequence): MAAERGTGQQQSQEMMEVDRRVESEESGDEEGKKQSSGIVADLSEHSLKDGEERGHEEPEEGQEPPVDMETINLDRDAEDVDLNHYRIGKIEGFEVLRKVKTLCLRQNLIKCIGNLEALQSLRELDLYDNQIRKIENLEALTELEILDISFNLLRSIEGVDKLTRLKKLFLVNNKINKIENLSSLRQLQMLELGSNRIRAIENVDTLTNLESLFLGKNKITKLQNLDALTNLTVLSMQSNRLTKIEGLQSLVNLRELYLSHNGIEVIEGLDSNNKLTMLDIASNRIKKIENVSHLTELQEFWMNDNLLESWSDLDELKGAKSLETVYLERNPLQKDPQYRRKILLALPTVRQIDATFVRF; encoded by the exons ATGGCGGCGGAGCGCGGCACGGGCCAGCAACAGTCGCAGGAGATGATGGAGG TTGACAGGCGGGTGGAGTCGGAAGAGTCGGGCGACgaagaagggaagaagcagaGCAGCGGGATAGTGGCCGACCTCAGCGAGCACAGCCTGAAGGATGGAGAGGAGCGGGGGCACGAGGAGCCCGAAG aAGGACAAGAGCCGCCTGTGGATATGGAAACCATTAACCTGGACCGAGACGCAGAG GATGTGGATTTGAATCACTACCGCATTGGGAAGATCGAAGGCTTTGAGGTGCTGCGGAAAGTGAAG ACTCTCTGTCTTCGTCAGAATTTAATTAAATGCATTGAGAACCTGGAGGCGCTGCAGAGCCTTCGCGAGCTGGACCTTTACGACAACCAGATCCGGAAGATCGAGAACCTGGAGGCGCTGACGGAGCTGGA GATTCTTGATATTTCCTTCAATCTGCTGAGAAGCATCGAAGGGGTCGACAAGTTGACGCGGTTGAAGAAACTCTTCCTGGTGAAcaacaagataaataaaattgagaaccTAAGCAGCCTACGTCAACTGCAGATGCTGGAGCTGGGATCCAACCGCATCCGG GCAATTGAAAATGTCGACACGTTAACTAACCTGGAGAGTCTGTTTTTGGGGAAAAACAAGATCACAAAACTTCAGAACCTCGACGCGCTCACCAACCTGACGGTGCTCAGCATGCAG AGCAACCGGCTGACCAAGATCGAGGGCCTGCAGAGCCTGGTGAACCTGCGGGAGCTCTACCTCAGCCACAACGGCATCGAGGTCATCGAGGGCCTGGACAGCAAC AACAAGCTCACCATGTTGGACATCGCGTCGAACAGGATCAAAAAGATTGAAAACGTCAGCCATCTAACCGAGCTGCAGGAATTCTGG ATGAACGACAACCTCCTGGAGAGCTGGAGTGACCTGGATGAGCTCAAGGGCGCCAAGAGCCTGGAGACGGTGTACCTGGAGCGGAACCCCCTGCAGAAGGACCCCCAGTACCGGCGCAAGATCCTGCTGGCGCTGCCCACCGTGCGGCAGATCGACGCCACCTTCGTCCGCTTCTGA
- the PPP1R7 gene encoding protein phosphatase 1 regulatory subunit 7 isoform X1, whose translation MAAERGTGQQQSQEMMEEGQEPPVDMETINLDRDAEDVDLNHYRIGKIEGFEVLRKVKTLCLRQNLIKCIENLEALQSLRELDLYDNQIRKIENLEALTELEILDISFNLLRSIEGVDKLTRLKKLFLVNNKINKIENLSSLRQLQMLELGSNRIRAIENVDTLTNLESLFLGKNKITKLQNLDALTNLTVLSMQSNRLTKIEGLQSLVNLRELYLSHNGIEVIEGLDSNNKLTMLDIASNRIKKIENVSHLTELQEFWMNDNLLESWSDLDELKGAKSLETVYLERNPLQKDPQYRRKILLALPTVRQIDATFVRF comes from the exons ATGGCGGCGGAGCGCGGCACGGGCCAGCAACAGTCGCAGGAGATGATGGAGG aAGGACAAGAGCCGCCTGTGGATATGGAAACCATTAACCTGGACCGAGACGCAGAG GATGTGGATTTGAATCACTACCGCATTGGGAAGATCGAAGGCTTTGAGGTGCTGCGGAAAGTGAAG ACTCTCTGTCTTCGTCAGAATTTAATTAAATGCATTGAGAACCTGGAGGCGCTGCAGAGCCTTCGCGAGCTGGACCTTTACGACAACCAGATCCGGAAGATCGAGAACCTGGAGGCGCTGACGGAGCTGGA GATTCTTGATATTTCCTTCAATCTGCTGAGAAGCATCGAAGGGGTCGACAAGTTGACGCGGTTGAAGAAACTCTTCCTGGTGAAcaacaagataaataaaattgagaaccTAAGCAGCCTACGTCAACTGCAGATGCTGGAGCTGGGATCCAACCGCATCCGG GCAATTGAAAATGTCGACACGTTAACTAACCTGGAGAGTCTGTTTTTGGGGAAAAACAAGATCACAAAACTTCAGAACCTCGACGCGCTCACCAACCTGACGGTGCTCAGCATGCAG AGCAACCGGCTGACCAAGATCGAGGGCCTGCAGAGCCTGGTGAACCTGCGGGAGCTCTACCTCAGCCACAACGGCATCGAGGTCATCGAGGGCCTGGACAGCAAC AACAAGCTCACCATGTTGGACATCGCGTCGAACAGGATCAAAAAGATTGAAAACGTCAGCCATCTAACCGAGCTGCAGGAATTCTGG ATGAACGACAACCTCCTGGAGAGCTGGAGTGACCTGGATGAGCTCAAGGGCGCCAAGAGCCTGGAGACGGTGTACCTGGAGCGGAACCCCCTGCAGAAGGACCCCCAGTACCGGCGCAAGATCCTGCTGGCGCTGCCCACCGTGCGGCAGATCGACGCCACCTTCGTCCGCTTCTGA
- the PPP1R7 gene encoding protein phosphatase 1 regulatory subunit 7 isoform X2: METINLDRDAEDVDLNHYRIGKIEGFEVLRKVKTLCLRQNLIKCIENLEALQSLRELDLYDNQIRKIENLEALTELEILDISFNLLRSIEGVDKLTRLKKLFLVNNKINKIENLSSLRQLQMLELGSNRIRAIENVDTLTNLESLFLGKNKITKLQNLDALTNLTVLSMQSNRLTKIEGLQSLVNLRELYLSHNGIEVIEGLDSNNKLTMLDIASNRIKKIENVSHLTELQEFWMNDNLLESWSDLDELKGAKSLETVYLERNPLQKDPQYRRKILLALPTVRQIDATFVRF, from the exons ATGGAAACCATTAACCTGGACCGAGACGCAGAG GATGTGGATTTGAATCACTACCGCATTGGGAAGATCGAAGGCTTTGAGGTGCTGCGGAAAGTGAAG ACTCTCTGTCTTCGTCAGAATTTAATTAAATGCATTGAGAACCTGGAGGCGCTGCAGAGCCTTCGCGAGCTGGACCTTTACGACAACCAGATCCGGAAGATCGAGAACCTGGAGGCGCTGACGGAGCTGGA GATTCTTGATATTTCCTTCAATCTGCTGAGAAGCATCGAAGGGGTCGACAAGTTGACGCGGTTGAAGAAACTCTTCCTGGTGAAcaacaagataaataaaattgagaaccTAAGCAGCCTACGTCAACTGCAGATGCTGGAGCTGGGATCCAACCGCATCCGG GCAATTGAAAATGTCGACACGTTAACTAACCTGGAGAGTCTGTTTTTGGGGAAAAACAAGATCACAAAACTTCAGAACCTCGACGCGCTCACCAACCTGACGGTGCTCAGCATGCAG AGCAACCGGCTGACCAAGATCGAGGGCCTGCAGAGCCTGGTGAACCTGCGGGAGCTCTACCTCAGCCACAACGGCATCGAGGTCATCGAGGGCCTGGACAGCAAC AACAAGCTCACCATGTTGGACATCGCGTCGAACAGGATCAAAAAGATTGAAAACGTCAGCCATCTAACCGAGCTGCAGGAATTCTGG ATGAACGACAACCTCCTGGAGAGCTGGAGTGACCTGGATGAGCTCAAGGGCGCCAAGAGCCTGGAGACGGTGTACCTGGAGCGGAACCCCCTGCAGAAGGACCCCCAGTACCGGCGCAAGATCCTGCTGGCGCTGCCCACCGTGCGGCAGATCGACGCCACCTTCGTCCGCTTCTGA